The Eurosta solidaginis isolate ZX-2024a chromosome 4, ASM4086904v1, whole genome shotgun sequence genome includes a window with the following:
- the LOC137251451 gene encoding coiled-coil domain-containing protein 137: MVRKRKIPARKHHGVRDPLKQLEEKEKKLSKVTNNPPERDNQQMSYKFTQFKKLLEDTKSGKKFKKIKRGTEDVPKSKMRSKKISAIQQLRDETDEDYVKRVNRLTSQSLREAQYEAKYGVNVVRNPKTGEISIHKKPRNEIDELIKEKQKIKRKGGSSKNKEIVKTKRPLDPKVAKELIKQAIKEDKEEKSRTASDKEEYKLDFVPFGEVVHAPPTLSTLPRKAQKSETVPRPGKKSNLLLKSLLPEAEVKSPLPAADQNNAENKKSKTITGKIQKIALSGKRKKLPLATRKMLDDERDKFIEIYRNLKKTNVKAP, from the exons ATGGTCCGTAAAAGAAAAATTCCTGCTCGAAAACATCATGGAGTACGAGATCCATTAAAACAGCTcgaagaaaaggagaaaaa GCTGAGTAAAGTAACAAACAATCCTCCAGAACGTGATAATCAACAAATGTCCTACAAGTTTACGCAATTTAAGAAACTTCTTGAAGATACGAAATCAGGCAAAAAGTTCAAGAAAATAAAAAGAGGCACGGAAGATGTGCCGAAAAGCAAAAtgcgttcgaaaaaaatttcggccATACAACAGTTAAGAGACGAAACTGATGAAGATTATGTAAAACGTGTCAATCGACTAACAAGTCAATCACTACGGGAAGCTCAATATGAAGCTAAATACGGTGTTAACGTTGTTCGAAATCCCAAAACAGGAGAAATTTCTATACATAAAAAGCCCAGGAACGAAATTGATGAATTAATTAAAGAAAAGCAAAAGATTAAACGCAAAGGGGGCTCttctaaaaacaaagaaatagtTAAAACTAAACGCCCTCTGGACCCCAAGGTAGCAAAAGAGTTAATCAAGCAGGCAATTAAAGAGGATAAAGAAGAG AAATCAAGGACAGCATCGGATAAGGAAGAGTACAAACTTGATTTTGTGCCGTTTGGAGAAGTTGTACATGCACCTCCAACGCTGTCAACATTGCCACGCAAAGCTCAAAAATCTGAGACAGTCCCGAGG CCGGggaaaaaatcaaatttactgCTCAAGTCTCTTTTACCAGAAGCAGAAGTAAAGTCGCCTTTACCAGCAGCTGATCAAAACAATGCGGAAAATAAAAAATCTAAAACAATTACTGGCAAAATCCAGAAAATTGCGCTCAGTGGAAAGCGAAAGAAATTGCCACTAGCAACCAGAAAAATGTTGGATGATGAAAGAGATAAATTTATAGAAATATACAGAAACTTAAAGAAAACAAATGTTAAGGCGCCCTGA
- the Rab39 gene encoding ras-related protein rab-39 → MVEPIFDYQFRLILIGDSTVGKSSLLKFFTDGKFAELSDPTVGVDFFARLIEMKDGTQIKLQLWDTAGQERFRSITKSYYRNSVGVLLVYDITNRASFEHISLWMMEAQRHIEPHRPVFALVGCKLDLVSAGGRREVSTDEAQSFAKEKGLHFVETSARNGVNVEEAFRMVTQEVYARIRSGEYKVEDGWDGIKTGFARPNSLDFNLVMAEPEKLSCC, encoded by the exons ATGGTGGAGCCCATTTTTGATTATCAATTTCGTCTAATTTTAATTGGCGATAGTACGGTGGGCAAAAGTTCGTTACTAAAATTTTTTACAGATGGCAAATTCGCTGAG CTATCCGATCCTACAGTTGGTGTCGACTTTTTTGCTCGCTTGATTGAAATGAAAGATGGTACTCAGATAAAGCTCCAACTATGGGACACAGCTGGTCAAGAACGTTTCCGATCAATAACAAAATCATACTATCGAAATTCTGTTGGGGTATTGTTGGTGTATGATATCACTAATCGTGCCAGCTTTGAACACATTTCTTTATGGATGATGGAGGCTCAACGGCATATTGAACCACATCGACCTGTATTCGCATTAGTTGGATGTAAACTTGATTTAGTTAGTGCAGGCGGCCGCCGAGAAGTAAGCACCGATGAGGCGCAGAGTTTTGCCAAGGAAAAGGGACTTCATTTTGTAGAGACTTCAGCCAGGAATGGCGTTAATGTGGAAGAAGCATTTCGTATGGTTACACAAGAGGTATATGCGCGAATACGTTCTGGTGAATACAAAGTCGAAGATGGTTGGGATGGTATAAAAACAGGATTTGCACGACCAAATAGTTTAGATTTTAATTTGGTTATGGCAGAACCAGAAAAATTATCCTGTTGTTGA
- the Tim8 gene encoding mitochondrial import inner membrane translocase subunit Tim8: MSDFESLSSISGDKELQEFLMMEKQKAQVNAQIHEFNDICWDKCISKPGSKLDSSTETCLSNCVDRFIDTSLLVTQRFAQLLQKRAGDL; the protein is encoded by the exons atgtCAGATTTTGAATCACTTTCATCTATCTCAGGCGACAAAGAGCTGCAGGAATTCTTGATGATGGAGAAACAGAAGGCGCAGGTGAATGCACAG ATTCATGAATTTAATGACATCTGCTGGGATAAATGCATTAGTAAGCCAGGATCGAAGTTGGACAGCTCGACCGAAACATGCCTTAGTAATTGTGTTGATCGTTTCATTGATACATCCTTACTGGTAACGCAGCGTTTTGCGCAATTGCTGCAAAAACGTGCGGGAGATTTGTAA